The DNA region CACTGTCCACCACGGGTCTCTCGCCGCAGGGCCCGTCGCGATAGGGGCTCGCGCCGGAGATGAGGATGGGCGCCACCGCCAGGCCGGGAGCGCCCTGCGAAGGCAGCGTGATGAACGTCAGGCAGAGTCCGGCCGCCACGATCCATGAGCGGTGTCGCATGTCGTGCTCCTTCTCCTCGATCAAAAGGCCCGAGGGTTGTTCGGGCACGACCTGCGTGCAGCGATCTGGCCGCTGACGTGACTAATACGACGCGAGCCGGCAGTTCTCCTTCCTGTCGTGCTCAAAGCTGCGCGCCCCAACCGCGCGCCGGTGCTTCATGAAACCAGCTTCGTAGGGTCTTGTTGAACGCTCATGCGCGGCGTAATCGCCGTGCTTCGACCAATGATTTGGACGTGGCTGTGCCATGTTCTTCAAGCAACGCAGGTCACGAGCAGCGCCTTCAGCGCCCGGAAGTGTCTTGAATAGTGTCCGTTCACCTCCACAGGGCAGTGACGAGCAGATTCCCCGCACAGCTATCGTGGCAACGGTCGACCCTCGAGACCTTGGGAAGCTCGCGAGACACGCGTCAAACGTCTCGATCGCCGACATCACATGAGACTCGACGCACGAATCGAGAGCGCTGTGAGCAGGTCGAGGCGGTTCACGCAACGTCGGCTTACGTCCACCAGAAGCCCCATTTGAAACTCTTTTCTCCACCGAGGAGACCCGGCCTGGGCGGTCAGGGCTCAAGCCGTGTTGTTCCTGAGATCATCCGTCGTCAGGAACGCGTAGCCGCGAGTGAAAGCGATCGTGCCCGCGACCACGTGGTCGACGGGCTCGAGGATCGCGGAGAACGGCATCGACGTGATCGTGGAGCCGGGGCCCGGGATCGCCCCCTCGAGGCGAACCGTCGCCGTGCCGACGATGGGGTCGGGGAATTCCGTGAGCGGGGTACGCCGCACGTCATAAAGCGGCACGAGAGACGCCGGCGTGAACTTGACCATCGCGGGGTCGTGCGTCGGCACATTCTCGTCGTACGGGCGCGTCTGGACGAACAAAGGCTCGCCGTACTGCCCCCAGGCCCGAACCTGCTCGACGTGCTCGCCGGGAGGACCGAGCTCTTCGGGTTTCCATGAGATGGTAAGCACGTTGCCGTCCTCGATGGTTGTTGAGCCCGGCCCGCCCGCCTGACCGTCGGCCTTCCCCCATCCGGTGGCGGCGGCGGCCCAGGTTCCGTCCTCCAGGCGGCGCAGCGATGCGTCGGCCATGTACTTCGGCAGACCTACGCCGCGGCCGGCGCCGTACTGCGACGGGTCGTTCAGCGGCTGGGCGAGATCCCACCAGCCCTCCGAGTAAGGGAATCCCTCCGCCGCGGGGAAACCGACGCGTATCGCGACCGATCCTTCGGCGTACCCAGCGCCGGGATCCGTATCGATCGAGCTCGTCGGGTTCATCGGAAGGTCCAAGCGGAACATCAATACGGCGATCTCGCGGCGACCGGACGGCGGCGGCGTGAACGGCGGCGGGATCAGCGAGTCGTAAGAGGCCGTCGCGGCCTCGCCTTCGCGCAGCGGGAGGATCGCCGCGACCGACCATACGTCGATCGCCGGATACGCGATCGAGAGGCAGTCGGGATCGGGCGGCACGCGTGATGCGCACAGCGCCTCGATCAGGCCCGGCTGGAGTTGTGGTTCCGCCGGCGCCGCGAAGGAGACGGCGAGGATCGCCATCAGGATCGAGATCAGTCGCCGCGCCGGTCTCATAGGCGAACCCCTCTCACGGTCGGTAGGCGATCAGGAACTCGTTCGCGGCCGCGTACACGGTGTTGCGCGCGATCGCGACGCCCGCACTAGTGACGTCGGCGTTGAGTAACAGCGCGCCGACATCGGCGTGCATCGGTCGATGCGCTACAGGTACGCCGTCGGCCGCGCGGTAGATGTCGAGGAAGCCCTTGGTATCGGTGGTGTAGACCAGACCGTTGGCGTAGGCGACGCCGTTGTAGTGGAGAAGGTCCACTATGGGCGAGATCCATTCGTAGGCGCCGTCGTGGGCGGTCAGCGAAACCATATGGCCGGGCAGGCTCGCGCCCACGAAGATCGACGTTCCGTCCGTTGCCGCCGTCGACGCGTTCCCGTAGAAGAACGGCGGTGCCAGCGGGGCCGTCCACACCTTCTGCATCGTGTCGGCGCGCGCGACGTGATAGACGCCGGCCTTCTGCAGGGCACCGACGTAGGTGCCGTCCGGCCCCGCGAAGATCTGTGGCGACGCGCCGAAGTCGAGGTCCATCTGTACACACAGCACACTTCGGACATAGACGTCGAAGTCGCGCCCGACGAAGTCTGGTCCGATCGCGGAGCCGTCGTTCGGGAAGCAGGTCGGCGGATCGGGCAGCGGCAGGTAGCGTTCGGGCAGCCCCTGGTAGGCACCCACGATGCGGCCGAACGTGGGCCGTGTGCGGTCGACGTCGAACTTGAGGATGGCGTCGGTGTGGGGATGCTGCCGGTTGCCGGCGTCGGGATTCGATGTTCCGACGTACGCGTGCTTCGTCGCCGGATCGACGGCCGGGGTCGCCCAGACGCCTCCACCGCGGTACCCCTCCGAGTAGTCGGCGTCGTCGATCGTGTAGGTCTTGATCAGTTGCTCGCCGGTGACCGCATCGAAGATCGTCCAGCCGCCGCGGTTCGTTGTGCCGGTCTGATCGCCGTTGAATGCGGCGATCACGATCCCATCGAACGCGATCGGGCTGGCGCAGTTGTAGACGAGCTCCGTCGTGTCGATCACCTGCGACCAGAGCACGTGTCCCGTTGCTTGGTCGAGT from Actinomycetota bacterium includes:
- a CDS encoding PQQ-binding-like beta-propeller repeat protein; this translates as MTRRSRGITRVLPLLALAALVVAPGGARSAVSCADPAPGGEWTRYGGDLQITRSQPAETLIDASNAGALQKAWHFQVSQQEGAAGVINGTAVIADGCAFIGTTDGWVFALNADSGEVVWATQLPVEDAGLLCTGIVGAAAVENGRVYVIVSQAGSPYLAALDQATGHVLWSQVIDTTELVYNCASPIAFDGIVIAAFNGDQTGTTNRGGWTIFDAVTGEQLIKTYTIDDADYSEGYRGGGVWATPAVDPATKHAYVGTSNPDAGNRQHPHTDAILKFDVDRTRPTFGRIVGAYQGLPERYLPLPDPPTCFPNDGSAIGPDFVGRDFDVYVRSVLCVQMDLDFGASPQIFAGPDGTYVGALQKAGVYHVARADTMQKVWTAPLAPPFFYGNASTAATDGTSIFVGASLPGHMVSLTAHDGAYEWISPIVDLLHYNGVAYANGLVYTTDTKGFLDIYRAADGVPVAHRPMHADVGALLLNADVTSAGVAIARNTVYAAANEFLIAYRP